The following are from one region of the Panulirus ornatus isolate Po-2019 chromosome 48, ASM3632096v1, whole genome shotgun sequence genome:
- the LOC139764178 gene encoding uncharacterized protein isoform X1, which translates to MLMEMSLARVSLLLGLASVQMAWALVHTPSVELANNFNSAVDCKDIKFADPSRHTAVRESVLRAMCVKAAPHVDLDDKLKQFAVFLLHRDHFDNVAKWHSGDAKDVLADPYWVVNEAQALTSTKYHWYTHGLPMWPLPYQALTNTTSSSKLPTLKKKKPADWPNYGLATPIYYASNAWRNQVWSLEEFFQQEKKKSPFKSHKDFHKLAKDLVAGVDGLRVESYSEWPFLKYSLVPMVKSMAKRNKGLCPDELYVFTRLSPCYPGEAAHLTCAQAALQARTLLTQASCRTTDVIVGYTQNYNNDAL; encoded by the exons A TGTTGATGGAGATGTCGCTGGCGCGAGTGAGCCTGCTGTTAGGGCTGGCCTCGGTGCAGATGGCCTGGGCCTTGGTCCATACCCCGTCTGTCGAGCTGGCCAACAACTTCAACTCCGCCGTGGACTGCAAGGATATCAA GTTTGCCGACCCGTCCCGGCACACTGCCGTTCGGGAGTCGGTGCTGCGCGCCATGTGCGTCAAGGCTGCGCCCCACGTCGACCTGGACGACAAACTGAAGCAGTTCgctgtcttcctcctccaccgCGATCACTTCGACAACGTGGCCAAGTGGCACTCCGGCGATGCTAAG GACGTGTTGGCTGACCCCTACTGGGTGGTGAACGAGGCCCAGGCCCTGACCTCCACCAAGTACCACTGGTACACCCACGGCCTCCCCATGTGGCCGCTGCCTTACcaggccctcaccaacaccacctcctccagcaaGCTCCCAacgctgaagaagaagaagcccgCTGACTGGCCCAACTATGGTCTCGCCACGCCCATCTACTACGCCTCCAACGCTTGGAGGAACCAG gtgtggaGTCTCGAGGAGTTCTTCCAGCAGGAGAAGAAGAAGTCGCCCTTCAAGAGCCACAAAGACTTCCACAAGCTGGCCAAAGACCTGGTGGCTGGCGTCGACGGTTTGAGGGTGGAAAGCTACAGCGAATGGCCCTTCCTCAAGTACTCTCTCGTCCCTATGGTCAAGTCTATG GCCAAGCGTAACAAGGGTTTGTGTCCAGACGAACTGTACGTCTTCACCCGCCTCTCGCCCTGCTACCCAGGGGAGGCGGCTCACCTGACCTGCGCCCAGGCCGCCCTACAAGCCAGGACCCTCCTCACCCAGGCCTCCTGTCGCACCACTGACGTCATCGTTGGCTACACCCAG
- the LOC139764178 gene encoding uncharacterized protein isoform X2: MEMSLARVSLLLGLASVQMAWALVHTPSVELANNFNSAVDCKDIKFADPSRHTAVRESVLRAMCVKAAPHVDLDDKLKQFAVFLLHRDHFDNVAKWHSGDAKDVLADPYWVVNEAQALTSTKYHWYTHGLPMWPLPYQALTNTTSSSKLPTLKKKKPADWPNYGLATPIYYASNAWRNQVWSLEEFFQQEKKKSPFKSHKDFHKLAKDLVAGVDGLRVESYSEWPFLKYSLVPMVKSMAKRNKGLCPDELYVFTRLSPCYPGEAAHLTCAQAALQARTLLTQASCRTTDVIVGYTQNYNNDAL; encoded by the exons ATGGAGATGTCGCTGGCGCGAGTGAGCCTGCTGTTAGGGCTGGCCTCGGTGCAGATGGCCTGGGCCTTGGTCCATACCCCGTCTGTCGAGCTGGCCAACAACTTCAACTCCGCCGTGGACTGCAAGGATATCAA GTTTGCCGACCCGTCCCGGCACACTGCCGTTCGGGAGTCGGTGCTGCGCGCCATGTGCGTCAAGGCTGCGCCCCACGTCGACCTGGACGACAAACTGAAGCAGTTCgctgtcttcctcctccaccgCGATCACTTCGACAACGTGGCCAAGTGGCACTCCGGCGATGCTAAG GACGTGTTGGCTGACCCCTACTGGGTGGTGAACGAGGCCCAGGCCCTGACCTCCACCAAGTACCACTGGTACACCCACGGCCTCCCCATGTGGCCGCTGCCTTACcaggccctcaccaacaccacctcctccagcaaGCTCCCAacgctgaagaagaagaagcccgCTGACTGGCCCAACTATGGTCTCGCCACGCCCATCTACTACGCCTCCAACGCTTGGAGGAACCAG gtgtggaGTCTCGAGGAGTTCTTCCAGCAGGAGAAGAAGAAGTCGCCCTTCAAGAGCCACAAAGACTTCCACAAGCTGGCCAAAGACCTGGTGGCTGGCGTCGACGGTTTGAGGGTGGAAAGCTACAGCGAATGGCCCTTCCTCAAGTACTCTCTCGTCCCTATGGTCAAGTCTATG GCCAAGCGTAACAAGGGTTTGTGTCCAGACGAACTGTACGTCTTCACCCGCCTCTCGCCCTGCTACCCAGGGGAGGCGGCTCACCTGACCTGCGCCCAGGCCGCCCTACAAGCCAGGACCCTCCTCACCCAGGCCTCCTGTCGCACCACTGACGTCATCGTTGGCTACACCCAG